A region from the Corynebacterium halotolerans YIM 70093 = DSM 44683 genome encodes:
- a CDS encoding hemolysin family protein: MDILISILALLGFVALTGSTGLFVAIEFALTGMERSTVDNHVKDRGDRSALAVQRDHQNLSFVLSGAQLGITVTTLATGFLAEPVLARFFTPALELVGLPASASGAVALVLALIVATFLSMVFGELVPKNMAITLPLQTARVVVHPVHAFNVVFRWFINAMNRSANFVVRKLGIEPADELASARSAQELGSLVRNSAESGGLDVDTAKVIDRSLQFGDATAGEFMTPRSTIDSLGADDTVDDLIALALETGHSRFPVVDGDLDDTLGVVHVKDAFSVPRQDRSTTTLGPLAKKVPVLPDTLDGDAVLNAVRSAGSQVVLIADEYGGTAGLVTIEDVVEEILGEVYDEHDDADAERDFQQFGSSWEVAGLVRVDDLDKHIGYTAPDGPYETLGGLIMSAMGKVPAVGDIVLLPQADSPGRAEFETGIGGRWVARVTVMEDRRIDKATLTPITDEEAEAYQQ; this comes from the coding sequence ATGGACATACTCATAAGCATCCTCGCACTGCTCGGCTTCGTCGCGTTGACGGGCTCGACGGGCCTGTTCGTGGCCATCGAGTTCGCGTTGACCGGCATGGAACGGTCCACCGTGGACAACCACGTCAAGGACCGGGGCGACAGGAGCGCCCTGGCGGTGCAGAGGGACCATCAGAATCTCTCCTTCGTGCTCTCCGGCGCCCAGCTGGGCATCACCGTGACCACCCTGGCCACCGGCTTCCTCGCGGAGCCGGTGCTCGCCCGGTTCTTCACCCCGGCCCTGGAGCTGGTGGGCCTGCCGGCCTCCGCCTCCGGCGCGGTCGCCCTGGTCCTCGCCCTGATCGTCGCGACGTTCCTGTCAATGGTCTTCGGCGAGCTGGTGCCCAAGAACATGGCGATCACCCTGCCCCTGCAGACCGCCCGCGTGGTGGTCCACCCGGTCCACGCCTTCAACGTGGTCTTCAGGTGGTTCATCAACGCCATGAACCGCTCGGCGAACTTCGTCGTCCGCAAGCTCGGCATCGAACCCGCGGATGAGCTCGCCTCCGCCCGCTCCGCGCAGGAACTGGGCTCCCTGGTGCGCAACTCCGCGGAATCCGGCGGCCTCGACGTGGACACCGCGAAGGTCATCGACCGCTCCCTGCAGTTCGGCGACGCCACCGCCGGGGAGTTCATGACCCCGCGCTCGACGATCGACTCACTCGGCGCGGACGACACCGTCGACGACCTCATCGCACTCGCCCTGGAGACCGGCCACTCCCGCTTCCCCGTCGTCGACGGCGACCTGGACGACACCCTCGGCGTGGTCCACGTCAAAGACGCCTTCTCGGTGCCGCGTCAGGACCGTTCCACCACCACCCTGGGGCCGCTGGCCAAGAAGGTGCCGGTGCTGCCGGACACCCTCGACGGCGACGCCGTGCTCAACGCCGTGCGCTCGGCCGGCTCCCAGGTCGTGCTCATCGCCGACGAGTACGGTGGCACCGCCGGGCTGGTCACCATCGAAGACGTCGTCGAGGAGATCCTCGGCGAGGTCTACGACGAGCACGACGACGCCGACGCCGAGCGCGACTTCCAGCAGTTCGGCTCCTCCTGGGAGGTCGCCGGCCTGGTGCGCGTCGACGACCTCGACAAGCACATCGGCTACACCGCCCCCGACGGGCCGTACGAGACCCTGGGCGGGCTGATCATGTCCGCCATGGGCAAGGTGCCCGCGGTCGGCGACATCGTCCTGCTCCCGCAGGCGGATTCCCCCGGCCGCGCCGAGTTCGAGACCGGCATCGGCGGGCGCTGGGTCGCCCGCGTGACCGTGATGGAGGACCGCCGCATCGACAAGGCGACGCTGACCCCGATCACCGACGAGGAAGCCGAGGCCTACCAGCAGTGA
- a CDS encoding DEAD/DEAH box helicase, which produces MTTFKDLGLPIPIVRELQREGITEPFPIQAAAIPDALAGRDVLGRGPTGSGKTFTFGLPMLTRLAESGASKPGRPRGLVLVPTRELAAQVRERLDPAAAAVGLRTLDVVGGVNINRHIRSLAAPVDLLVATPGRAQDLVDQGKLSFDDVAVTALDEADHMADMGFLPQVRRLLDKTPKNGQRLLFSATLDGDVQKLVDRYLTDPVTHSTAPVEASVDTMTHYRLLVGDRDARNEIVLRIGAREGKTIMFMRTKHGVDRQVKKLRRVGVNALGLHGDKGQTTRTNALAGFTDGSVPVLVATDIAARGIDIDDVSLVVHVDPPAEHKAYLHRAGRTARAGTEGTVVTLVMDDQRKEVQQLMRKAGVDAEEVSVTPDSGSLAKITGARVPSGIPIAPPGSQSKTPQSPQGRQQRGSRGSRGGQKGRSGQSGQGGRGGHGNPGRGNRRSAGGRRSQS; this is translated from the coding sequence ATGACAACCTTCAAGGATCTCGGCCTGCCCATTCCCATCGTGCGTGAGCTCCAGCGCGAGGGCATCACCGAGCCCTTCCCCATCCAGGCCGCCGCCATCCCGGACGCACTCGCCGGCCGCGACGTCCTCGGGCGCGGCCCGACCGGCTCCGGCAAGACCTTCACCTTCGGCCTGCCGATGCTCACCCGCCTGGCCGAGTCCGGGGCGTCGAAACCCGGCCGCCCGCGTGGCCTGGTGCTCGTGCCCACCCGTGAGCTCGCTGCCCAGGTGCGCGAGCGCCTCGACCCGGCGGCCGCCGCGGTGGGCCTGCGCACCCTCGATGTCGTCGGCGGCGTGAACATCAACCGCCACATCCGGTCGCTGGCCGCACCCGTCGACCTGCTGGTGGCCACCCCGGGCCGCGCCCAGGACCTCGTGGATCAGGGCAAGCTCTCCTTCGACGACGTCGCGGTCACCGCCCTCGACGAGGCCGACCACATGGCCGACATGGGCTTTCTCCCCCAGGTCCGCCGCCTGCTCGACAAGACCCCGAAAAACGGCCAGCGCCTGTTGTTCTCCGCCACCCTCGACGGTGACGTGCAGAAACTCGTCGACCGCTACCTCACCGACCCGGTCACGCACTCGACCGCCCCGGTGGAGGCGAGCGTCGACACGATGACCCACTACCGGCTGCTCGTCGGCGACCGCGATGCCCGCAACGAGATCGTCCTGCGCATCGGCGCCCGCGAGGGTAAGACCATCATGTTCATGCGCACCAAGCACGGCGTGGACCGCCAGGTCAAGAAGCTGCGCCGCGTGGGCGTCAACGCCCTCGGCCTGCACGGCGACAAGGGCCAGACCACCCGCACCAACGCGCTGGCCGGCTTCACCGACGGTTCCGTGCCGGTGCTCGTGGCCACCGACATCGCCGCCCGCGGCATCGACATCGACGACGTCTCGCTCGTCGTCCACGTTGACCCGCCCGCCGAGCACAAGGCCTACCTGCACCGCGCCGGGCGCACCGCCCGCGCCGGCACCGAGGGCACCGTCGTCACGCTCGTGATGGACGACCAGCGCAAGGAGGTCCAGCAGCTGATGCGCAAGGCCGGTGTGGACGCCGAGGAGGTCTCCGTCACCCCGGACAGCGGTTCCTTGGCTAAAATCACGGGGGCACGGGTGCCCTCGGGCATCCCGATCGCCCCTCCCGGCTCCCAGTCGAAGACCCCGCAGTCCCCGCAGGGCCGCCAGCAGCGCGGATCCCGTGGCTCCCGCGGCGGTCAGAAGGGTCGCAGTGGCCAGAGCGGTCAGGGTGGCCGTGGCGGCCACGGAAACCCGGGACGGGGCAACCGGCGTTCGGCAGGCGGACGTCGCAGCCAGTCCTAG
- the corA gene encoding magnesium/cobalt transporter CorA, which produces MPTPFERARLPLGRRPAVRSTGRPPGRLRVPVERAIDHCRVFVGGRRLPGEFTPGSALAETSGRGEGFVWLGLQGPDEDQMQKIAAQFGIHELIVEDVVSAHQRPKVERYDDQLFIVVRSVTYADKETVSNTRQIIETGEVQMVLGPDFIITIRHGTVLPRLDLRLEEDPELCAMGPSAMVWAVADHLVEEYGRISTLLSEEVDRLEEEVFTPGSRFNIEQIYTLKREILEMRHAIAPLVPALRSLTTDNKDLLGKQLRSYFRDVMDNGSIAADQVAGFDERLSSLIDASVAKITLQQNSDMRTISAVVGMAAAPTLIAGIYGMNFDHMPELHWEYGYYVVLGVIVLIVGLLWWWFRRKNWL; this is translated from the coding sequence ATGCCGACGCCCTTCGAGCGCGCCCGTCTCCCGCTGGGTCGGCGTCCCGCTGTCCGTTCCACCGGTCGTCCCCCGGGTCGGCTGCGCGTCCCGGTGGAACGCGCCATCGACCACTGCCGGGTGTTCGTCGGCGGTCGTCGGCTGCCGGGTGAGTTCACGCCGGGTTCGGCGCTGGCGGAGACCTCGGGGCGTGGCGAGGGTTTCGTGTGGTTGGGGCTGCAGGGTCCGGATGAGGATCAGATGCAGAAGATCGCCGCGCAGTTCGGCATCCACGAGCTGATCGTGGAGGACGTCGTCTCCGCCCATCAGCGGCCGAAGGTGGAGCGCTACGACGATCAGTTGTTCATCGTCGTGCGTTCGGTGACGTATGCGGACAAGGAGACGGTGTCCAACACCCGGCAGATCATCGAGACGGGTGAGGTGCAGATGGTGCTGGGGCCGGATTTCATCATCACCATCCGGCACGGCACGGTCCTGCCCCGGCTTGATCTCCGGTTGGAGGAGGATCCGGAGCTGTGTGCGATGGGCCCCTCGGCGATGGTGTGGGCGGTCGCGGATCATCTCGTGGAGGAGTACGGGCGGATCAGCACGCTGCTCTCGGAGGAGGTCGACCGCCTGGAGGAGGAGGTCTTCACCCCGGGCTCGCGGTTCAACATTGAGCAGATCTACACGCTCAAGCGGGAGATCCTGGAGATGCGGCATGCGATCGCTCCCCTGGTGCCCGCATTGAGGTCGCTGACCACGGACAACAAGGATCTGCTGGGCAAGCAGTTGCGCTCCTACTTCCGTGATGTCATGGACAACGGCAGTATCGCCGCCGACCAGGTCGCGGGTTTCGACGAGCGTCTGTCCTCGCTGATTGACGCGTCGGTCGCGAAGATCACTCTGCAGCAGAACTCGGACATGCGCACCATCTCGGCGGTGGTGGGCATGGCCGCGGCGCCGACGCTGATCGCGGGTATCTACGGCATGAACTTCGATCACATGCCGGAGTTGCACTGGGAGTACGGCTATTACGTCGTCCTCGGTGTCATCGTGCTCATCGTCGGCTTGCTGTGGTGGTGGTTCCGCCGCAAGAACTGGCTCTAG
- a CDS encoding PaaI family thioesterase, protein MELMDLITRAASSEQGLDAAGLADFNAANTGLDAHLGIRYTHLAADRVTAELPVTEQLLQPVGLVNGGVYCSLAESLGSMAGVAAAGGRPVVGVNNNTDFIASVRAGIIEAEATPVQVGRRTQIWQIRMTHRGKLVARSTLRTMVL, encoded by the coding sequence ATGGAACTGATGGACCTGATCACCCGCGCGGCCTCCTCGGAGCAGGGCCTCGACGCCGCCGGCCTCGCCGACTTCAACGCCGCCAACACCGGCCTCGACGCACACCTGGGCATCCGCTACACCCACCTCGCCGCCGACCGCGTGACCGCCGAACTCCCCGTCACCGAGCAGCTCCTGCAACCGGTCGGACTGGTCAACGGGGGAGTGTACTGCTCCCTGGCCGAATCCCTCGGCTCCATGGCCGGGGTGGCCGCCGCGGGAGGCCGGCCGGTCGTCGGGGTCAACAACAACACCGACTTCATCGCCTCCGTGCGTGCCGGGATCATCGAGGCGGAGGCCACCCCCGTTCAGGTCGGCCGCCGCACCCAGATCTGGCAGATCCGCATGACCCACCGCGGCAAGCTCGTCGCCCGCTCGACACTGCGGACCATGGTGCTCTAG
- the gndA gene encoding NADP-dependent phosphogluconate dehydrogenase gives MSKPDSLAQIGVVGLAVMGSNLARNFARNGHTVAVYNRSTARTDQLISDFGTTGNFLPSKTVKDFVATLERPRRAIIMVKAGPATDAVINELANEMDEGDIIIDGGNALYTDTIRREAEMSAKGIHFVGAGISGGEEGALNGPSIMPGGPAESYESLGPLLESIAAEVDGVPCVTHIGPDGAGHFVKMVHNGIEYADMQVIGEAYQLLRYAAGMEPAEIAEVFKNWNEGDLDSYLIEITAEVLSQVDAETGKPLIDVIVDAAGQKGTGRWTVKAALDLGIPVTGIGEAVFARGLSGAREQRNATIGNLPGGELTTLEALGVDRGQFVEDVRRALYASKLVAYAQGFDEIKAGSDENNWDIDPRDLATIWRGGCIIRAKFLDRIKEAYDTNPGVESLLLDPYFKGEMGDLVDSWRRVVILATQLGLPVPVFASSLSYYDSLRAERLPAALIQGQRDFFGAHTYERVDKPGAFHTLWSGDRTEIPS, from the coding sequence ATGAGCAAACCTGATTCCCTCGCGCAGATCGGTGTGGTTGGACTGGCCGTCATGGGCTCCAACCTCGCCCGCAACTTCGCCCGCAACGGCCACACGGTCGCCGTCTACAACCGCAGCACGGCCCGCACCGACCAACTCATCAGCGACTTCGGCACGACCGGCAACTTCCTCCCCTCGAAGACCGTCAAGGACTTCGTCGCCACCCTCGAGCGCCCCCGCCGGGCGATCATCATGGTCAAGGCCGGCCCCGCCACCGACGCGGTGATCAACGAGCTGGCCAACGAGATGGACGAGGGCGACATCATCATCGACGGCGGCAACGCCCTCTACACCGACACCATCCGCCGCGAGGCCGAGATGTCCGCCAAGGGAATCCACTTCGTCGGCGCCGGCATCTCCGGCGGCGAGGAGGGCGCGCTCAACGGCCCGTCCATCATGCCGGGTGGTCCTGCCGAGTCGTACGAGTCCCTCGGCCCGCTGCTCGAGTCCATCGCCGCCGAGGTCGACGGCGTGCCGTGCGTGACCCACATCGGCCCGGACGGCGCCGGCCACTTCGTCAAGATGGTCCACAACGGCATCGAGTACGCCGACATGCAGGTCATCGGCGAGGCCTACCAGCTGCTGCGCTACGCCGCCGGCATGGAACCGGCCGAGATCGCCGAGGTCTTCAAGAACTGGAACGAAGGCGACCTGGACTCCTACCTCATCGAGATCACCGCCGAGGTGCTCTCCCAGGTCGACGCCGAGACCGGCAAGCCGCTCATCGACGTCATCGTCGACGCCGCCGGCCAGAAGGGCACCGGACGCTGGACCGTCAAGGCCGCCCTCGACCTGGGCATCCCCGTCACCGGCATCGGCGAGGCCGTCTTCGCCCGCGGCCTGTCCGGGGCCCGCGAACAGCGCAACGCCACCATCGGCAACCTGCCCGGCGGCGAACTGACCACCCTGGAGGCCCTCGGCGTCGACCGTGGACAGTTCGTCGAGGACGTCCGCCGCGCCCTCTACGCCTCCAAGCTGGTGGCCTACGCCCAGGGCTTCGACGAGATCAAGGCCGGCTCCGACGAGAACAACTGGGACATCGATCCGCGCGACCTGGCCACCATCTGGCGCGGCGGCTGCATCATCCGCGCGAAGTTCCTCGACCGCATCAAGGAGGCCTACGACACCAACCCGGGTGTCGAGTCCCTGCTGCTCGACCCCTACTTCAAGGGTGAGATGGGCGATCTGGTCGACTCCTGGCGCCGGGTGGTCATCCTGGCCACCCAGCTGGGCCTGCCGGTCCCGGTCTTCGCCTCCTCGCTGTCCTACTACGACTCGCTGCGCGCCGAGCGCCTGCCCGCCGCCCTGATCCAGGGCCAGCGCGACTTCTTCGGCGCCCACACCTACGAGCGCGTGGACAAGCCGGGCGCCTTCCACACCCTGTGGTCCGGCGACCGCACCGAGATCCCGTCCTAG
- a CDS encoding saccharopine dehydrogenase family protein, translating into MTERDIDITDITVHGATGFIGRLTAAYLAEHHPDAAVALSGRSPARLAALRDELGVDWPVIAADAKDEGQLRAMVERTRVVISCVGPYTRLGEPLVGLCAAAGTHYVDLAGEALFVRDSVDAHHDVAERTGARIVHSCGFDSVPSDMGMFALHAAAGTPFEEVTMLVTDLKGGLSGGTVDSMRAVSAEARSSRAKGRILHHPYTLSPVPEEEPRIEGLEKDFEIRDLGERGWSGPFFMAMYNTRVVRRSNSLLGHAWGERLIYKEGWATGPGWAGRLKAYALGVATAALFKAIRNKRLRPLLSRWIPEPGEGPDEEARRNGRFTVVHRGKTVDGRVFECTVSAQGDPGYEVTAMMLAQAALTLVRDVEALPERAGVLTPATGLGGPYLARLRAGGMRVEAREV; encoded by the coding sequence ATGACCGAACGTGACATTGACATCACCGACATCACCGTCCACGGCGCCACCGGCTTTATCGGCCGGCTCACCGCCGCCTACCTGGCCGAGCACCATCCCGACGCCGCGGTCGCCTTGTCCGGCCGTAGCCCGGCGCGCCTGGCGGCCCTCCGGGACGAGTTGGGGGTGGATTGGCCGGTTATTGCCGCGGATGCGAAGGATGAGGGGCAGCTGCGGGCGATGGTGGAGCGCACGCGCGTGGTCATCTCGTGCGTGGGGCCCTATACCCGGCTCGGTGAGCCGTTGGTGGGGTTGTGTGCCGCGGCGGGCACGCACTACGTGGATCTGGCGGGTGAGGCGTTGTTCGTGCGGGATTCCGTCGACGCCCACCACGACGTCGCAGAGCGGACGGGGGCGCGCATCGTGCATTCCTGTGGCTTTGACTCGGTGCCCTCGGACATGGGGATGTTCGCCCTCCACGCGGCGGCGGGCACGCCGTTTGAAGAGGTGACCATGCTCGTCACGGACCTGAAGGGTGGTCTGTCCGGTGGCACGGTCGATTCGATGCGGGCGGTTTCGGCGGAGGCGCGTAGTTCCCGGGCGAAGGGGCGGATCCTGCATCATCCGTACACGCTGTCGCCGGTGCCGGAGGAGGAGCCGCGTATCGAGGGCCTGGAGAAGGACTTCGAGATCCGTGACCTCGGCGAGCGTGGGTGGTCCGGTCCGTTCTTCATGGCGATGTACAACACCCGCGTGGTACGGCGGTCGAATTCGCTGTTGGGGCATGCCTGGGGTGAGCGTCTGATCTACAAGGAGGGCTGGGCGACGGGCCCGGGGTGGGCAGGTCGGCTGAAGGCCTACGCTCTGGGCGTGGCGACCGCGGCGCTGTTCAAGGCCATCCGGAACAAGCGCCTGCGTCCGCTGCTCTCGCGCTGGATCCCGGAGCCGGGCGAGGGGCCGGACGAGGAGGCCCGCCGTAACGGGCGGTTCACCGTGGTCCACCGTGGGAAGACCGTTGACGGGCGGGTGTTCGAGTGCACGGTCTCCGCGCAGGGGGACCCGGGTTACGAGGTGACCGCGATGATGCTGGCGCAGGCCGCGCTCACCCTGGTCCGTGACGTTGAGGCGCTTCCTGAGCGTGCCGGGGTGCTCACGCCCGCCACGGGGCTGGGCGGGCCGTACCTGGCGCGGTTGCGTGCGGGTGGGATGCGTGTCGAGGCCCGTGAGGTGTAG